A window of the Acidithiobacillus thiooxidans ATCC 19377 genome harbors these coding sequences:
- a CDS encoding DUF3579 domain-containing protein, producing the protein MIIIDGVTESGGKFRPSAWAEMLIEGVGLAHFGADHKIHYLPLIEPANINGNAAIIMDESLEQLRPEAFAEIMRFAAENRLQIRREEGHIADRQNSQKSTHRRARPAQRRPS; encoded by the coding sequence ATGATCATCATTGATGGCGTAACCGAAAGCGGGGGCAAATTTCGTCCCTCAGCCTGGGCTGAGATGCTCATAGAAGGGGTGGGACTCGCCCATTTCGGTGCCGACCATAAAATTCATTACTTACCATTGATTGAGCCCGCCAACATAAATGGCAACGCGGCCATCATCATGGATGAAAGTCTGGAACAATTACGCCCCGAGGCCTTTGCGGAAATCATGCGTTTTGCCGCCGAAAATCGTTTGCAGATTCGCCGTGAAGAGGGGCACATAGCTGACCGCCAAAACAGTCAGAAAAGCACACATCGCCGGGCCCGCCCCGCGCAACGGCG
- the galU gene encoding UTP--glucose-1-phosphate uridylyltransferase GalU, whose product MAEVRKAVFPVAGLGTRFLPATKASAKEMMPVVDKPLIQYAVEEAIAAGCDQLIFISGRGKRAIEDHFDVSYELENELEKRGKKALLEQVQSILPSHVSTIFLRQPYPLGLGHAVLMAKPVIGDEPFAVLLADDLMLGEPPVLAQMVEQHHRYQAGILGVEEIPREHSTRYGVVDARPWDERIFQVSGIVEKPQPEKAPSNLGVVGRYILPARLFHFLENTQSGAGGEIQLTDAIAHLLSERQVLAYRFAGQRFDCGDKLGYLKATIAFGKLHPEVGADFTEYMNSLCQSQGKAENSEAAHEA is encoded by the coding sequence GGGCCTGGGTACCCGATTTTTACCGGCCACCAAAGCCAGCGCCAAGGAAATGATGCCGGTAGTGGACAAACCTCTGATCCAGTACGCCGTAGAAGAAGCCATTGCGGCAGGCTGCGATCAGTTGATTTTCATCAGTGGCCGGGGGAAACGGGCCATTGAAGATCACTTTGACGTTTCCTACGAACTGGAAAACGAACTGGAAAAGCGTGGCAAAAAAGCCTTGCTGGAACAGGTGCAAAGTATTTTACCCAGTCATGTGAGTACCATTTTTCTGCGTCAGCCTTACCCTCTGGGGCTGGGCCACGCCGTACTGATGGCCAAGCCGGTTATCGGTGATGAACCGTTTGCCGTGCTGCTGGCCGATGATCTGATGCTCGGTGAACCACCTGTATTGGCGCAAATGGTCGAACAGCACCATCGCTATCAGGCCGGCATTCTTGGCGTCGAAGAAATCCCCCGTGAACACTCTACCCGTTATGGAGTGGTAGACGCCCGCCCGTGGGACGAACGTATTTTTCAGGTCAGCGGCATTGTCGAAAAACCCCAGCCCGAAAAAGCGCCTTCTAATCTGGGGGTGGTTGGTCGGTATATACTGCCCGCCCGTCTCTTTCATTTTCTGGAAAACACCCAGAGTGGCGCAGGAGGCGAAATCCAGTTGACGGATGCCATCGCCCATCTGCTCAGCGAACGTCAGGTGCTGGCCTATCGTTTTGCCGGTCAGCGCTTTGATTGTGGTGACAAACTGGGCTATCTCAAGGCCACCATTGCCTTCGGCAAATTACATCCCGAAGTGGGCGCCGATTTTACCGAGTATATGAATAGCCTCTGCCAGAGCCAGGGTAAGGCAGAAAATTCTGAGGCTGCTCATGAAGCGTAA
- the rfbC gene encoding dTDP-4-dehydrorhamnose 3,5-epimerase, whose amino-acid sequence MIIEKLRIPEVLLITPKVFGDTRGFFMESWNQRQFADAGLNLTFVQDNHSRSQQGVLRGLHYQIHQPQGKLVRVVSGAVFDVAVDLRRSSSTFGQWVGATLSEENQQMLWVPPGFAHGFYVLSNSADFLYKTTEFYAPEAERCIVWNDPDIGIDWPLLTDSNPQLASKDAAGCSFAKAETYS is encoded by the coding sequence TTGATCATTGAAAAATTACGTATCCCCGAAGTGCTGCTCATTACCCCCAAAGTATTTGGCGACACCCGGGGATTTTTCATGGAAAGCTGGAACCAGCGGCAGTTTGCCGATGCCGGCCTGAATCTCACCTTTGTGCAGGATAACCACAGCCGTTCTCAACAGGGCGTGCTGCGTGGCCTGCATTATCAGATTCATCAGCCCCAGGGAAAGCTGGTACGCGTTGTTTCAGGTGCTGTTTTTGATGTGGCCGTAGATTTGCGCCGCTCTTCTTCCACCTTCGGTCAATGGGTCGGGGCCACACTCTCCGAAGAAAATCAGCAGATGCTCTGGGTACCACCCGGCTTTGCGCATGGCTTTTATGTATTAAGTAATTCCGCTGACTTCCTCTATAAAACAACCGAATTTTACGCCCCGGAAGCCGAGCGTTGCATAGTCTGGAATGATCCGGATATCGGCATAGACTGGCCCCTCCTCACGGATTCGAACCCCCAGCTGGCCAGCAAGGATGCAGCCGGATGCTCTTTTGCAAAAGCAGAAACCTATTCGTGA
- the rfbA gene encoding glucose-1-phosphate thymidylyltransferase RfbA yields MKRKGILLAGGSGTRLYPLTQAVSKQLMPVYDKPLIYYPLATLMLAGIREIQIISTPNDLPRFQQLLGDGRQWGMDFCYAEQAHPDGLAQALLIAENFLAGSPSALVLGDNVFYGHDLSESLQQTNRADNGATIFAYHVANPKAYGVVEFDRQGIAIGLEEKPVKPRSSFAVTGLYFYDADGSRLAREIRPSPRGELEITDLNRLYLEQKRLHVEVLGRGTAWLDTGTHADLLSAGQFIRTLEERQGLKVACPEEIAYRMGYIDADTLTELAAPLKKSGYGEYLLRILEEGSPF; encoded by the coding sequence ATGAAGCGTAAGGGTATTCTCCTCGCCGGGGGTTCGGGTACCCGTCTGTATCCGCTGACCCAGGCAGTCAGCAAGCAGCTGATGCCGGTTTATGACAAGCCCCTGATTTATTATCCGCTCGCCACCCTGATGTTGGCGGGAATCCGCGAAATCCAGATTATTTCCACACCCAACGATCTTCCACGTTTCCAGCAGCTTCTGGGTGATGGTCGGCAGTGGGGGATGGATTTTTGCTATGCCGAACAGGCGCATCCTGACGGCCTTGCGCAAGCCTTACTGATTGCCGAAAACTTTCTGGCGGGGAGCCCTTCAGCACTGGTGCTTGGCGACAATGTTTTTTATGGACACGATCTCAGTGAATCCCTGCAGCAAACCAACCGGGCCGATAACGGGGCAACGATTTTTGCCTACCACGTTGCCAATCCCAAGGCTTATGGCGTGGTGGAGTTTGACCGTCAGGGTATTGCCATTGGACTGGAAGAAAAACCTGTCAAACCCCGCTCTTCTTTTGCGGTCACCGGCCTGTATTTTTATGATGCAGACGGGAGTCGTCTGGCCCGGGAAATCCGTCCTTCACCACGGGGAGAGCTGGAAATTACTGATCTGAATCGTTTATACCTCGAACAAAAACGCCTGCATGTGGAAGTGCTGGGACGCGGCACGGCCTGGCTGGATACTGGCACGCACGCTGACCTGCTCAGCGCCGGACAATTCATCCGCACTCTGGAAGAACGTCAGGGCCTGAAAGTTGCGTGTCCCGAAGAAATAGCCTACCGCATGGGTTATATTGATGCAGACACACTTACAGAACTTGCCGCCCCGCTGAAAAAAAGTGGTTATGGAGAATATCTCCTGCGCATCCTTGAAGAAGGGTCTCCGTTTTGA